The nucleotide sequence CTTTTGCGTCCTGCTTAAGAGTTTTGTGCCGCCGTGTTTCACCTGCGCTGGATTTATATTGCGGGCCGGTTACAACAACCTCCCCAACGTAAATGGTGCATATCTCCGATGTTACGGATATGTTTCAGGCGTCAGACTTCACAGGAATTGCCCAGCTCAACCCCGTCGCAGCGCAGAAGTGCCAAAAACCCACCAGAAGGACCAGCCCCGAATGACCCAGTCGTCCCGATCCACCAAAGTTCCAAGGATCCGGCAGGAAAAGGCGCCCTTGCCTCGGGACATCAAGGTGATGTTGGCTGCCGCCTTCCTGATCGCCTTGGGATTCGGGCTGGTCGCTCCCGTTCTGCCGCAATTCGCCACGACCTTCGACGTTGGTGCCACCGCGGCTGCCGTGATCGTGAGCATCTTCGCTTTCATGCGGCTGGTCTTCGCACCGGCGGGCGGGGCCTTAATCGGACGGTTCGGGGAACGGAACGTGTACGTCTCCGGCCTTTTGATCGTTGCCGTTTCCACTGCGGCCTGCGCGTTTGCCCAGGACTACTGGCAGCTGCTGATCTTCCGCGGACTCGGCGGGGCCGGCTCGGTGATGTTTACCGTTGCGGCCATGGGTCTGCTCATCCGGCTCGCACCGCCGGAACGGCGTGGCAGGGTATCCGGCGCCTATGCTTCGGCGTTCCTGATTGGCAGCGTCCTAGGGCCGGTGGTGGGTGGCTTGCTGGCAGGTTTCGGGCTGAGGGTTCCCTTCCTGGCCTATGCCGGAGCGCTCCTTGTTGCTGCCCTGGTGGTCCGGACAATGCTCCGAGGTGACGGCAATGCCGCCCAGGAGGCGGGACCGGCACCCGCAATGGCTTTGAAAGAGGCGCTGTCCGACTCCGCCTACCGCGCCGCGGTTTTTTCCAGCTTCGGCAACGGCTGGGTGACGTTCGGCGTCCGCATGGCTACCATTCCGCTCTTTGCTGTGGCCGTCCTGGATTCACGTCCGGAAACCGCTGCGTGGGCACTGGCCGTGTTCGCCGTCGGAAATGCCCTTGCCCTGACGTTCTCCGGCCGCCTGGCAGATGCCTGGGGACGAAAACGCCTGCTGATCCCGGGCCTGGTCATCACTGGACTGGCCACAGGGCTCATCGGCCTCACCACGGATCTGGCTGCCTTCTTCATCGCCTCCGCCATAGCAGGCTTCGGCTCCGGCTTGCTGGGGCCGGCGCAGCAGGCCGCCGTCGCCGATGTCATTGGAAGGGGACGCTCGGGCGGCAAGGTGCTTGCCGTCTTCCAGATGGCTGCCGATACTGGCGCAATCATCGGCCCGGTGGTTGCCGGCCTGATCGCCGACCGCTTGGGCTATGGCTGGGCGTTCGGCCTGACGGGTGCGGTGCTGTTGCTCACCGCGGCAGCGTGGCTGCCCGCAAGGGAACCCCTTACACCCAGGAACTGACCGGCGGCCGAGGTTGCCCGGTTTCGAGTCAACCACTGCTGCCGGCCAGTCCAGTGGGAGTTCTGTTTGGCTGGAGCTCTTCAGCTATTTCGCTGTTTAGTTGAGCAGTGCGTCAACGAAACTTTCCGCTTCGAAGGGTGCAAGGTCGTCCGGGCCTTCACCCAGGCCGATCAGCTTCACCGGAACGCCGAGGGACTTCTGGATGGCGACAACGATGCCGCCCTTGGCCGTGCCGTCGAGCTTGGTCAGCACGATGCCGGTGATGTTGACCACTTCAGCAAAAACCCGTGCCTGGTTGAGTCCGTTCTGGCCGGTAGTGGCGTCCAGTACCAGCAGGACCTCGTCCACCTCCGCCAGCTTCTCGATGACCCGCTTCACCTTGCCCAGCTCATCCATGAGGCCGGTCTTGTTTTGCAGGCGTCCTGCCGTGTCCACCATGACAACATCGACCTCCTGGTCGATGCCTGCCTTCACGGCCTCGTAGGCAACCGAGGCAGGGTCCGCGCCGTCGATGTCGGACTTGACCGTGGGCACACCCACGCGCTGTCCCCACGTGGCCAACTGCTCAGCCGCGGCGGCACGGAAGGTGTCAGCAGCACCAAGCAGCACGTCCTTGTCTTCGGCCACCAGGACACGCGCCAGCTTGCCCACGGTGGTGGTCTTGCCGACGCCGTTCACACCGACAACAAGCACGACGGCGGGACGGTCGCCTTTGCGTTCGACGTTCAGTGAACGGTCCATCCCGGGATCAACCAGCTTGATGAGCTCTTCCCTGAGCATCGCCTTGACGTCTTCGGGGCTGCGGGTGCCCAGGACTTTGACACGCTCACGCAATGCATCAACCAACTGCATGGTGGGCTCGGTGCCGAGATCGGCCAGGAGAAGGGTTTCCTCCACCTCATCCCAGACGTTCTCGTCGATCTTGTCGCCGGACAGCAAGGCCAGCAGGCCCTTGCCGAGGATGTTGTTGGACTTGACCAGGCGGGCGCGCAGGCGGGTCAGGCGCCCTTCGACCGGCGCCGGGGTGTCGATGGCGATGGTTTCGAGCCCTGCGGCGTCGTCCGGAACATCCGTGCCTTCGACTGTTCCGTCAAAGGTCGGGGCCGGTGCCTTAGCCGCATCCGGGCGGTCCTCCACAAGGGTTCCGCCGCCTGCTGCCGACGACTGCAAAGGATCGTTCGCATCTCGCGTTCCGGGGTATTTTGCGCCCGATTTGCGGGCCTTCATCAATACCGGCACGAGTCCGCCGACCACTACGAGCGCAGCGAGAATGGACAGAATTATGGGTAGGAAATCGTTCACTCCCCTACCTTCTCATAAAGCTAAGCCCCGGCACCGAGCCTCTGGCTGATGACGGTTGACACGCCATCACCGCGCATCGTCACACCGTAGAGGGCATCGGCCACTTCCATGGTGCGCTTTTGGTGGGTGATCACGATGAGCTGGCTGGACTCCCGCAATTCTTCAAAGATGGTGATGAGCCGGCCCAGGTTGGTGTCATCCAGCGCCGCTTCGACTTCGTCCATGACATAGAACGGTGAAGGCCTCGCCTTGAAGATGGCAACCAGCAGTGCGACAGCAGTCAGGGAGCGCTCACCACCTGAAAGCAGTGAAAGCCTCTTGATCTTCTTCCCGGCGGGACGGGCCTCTACCTCGATGCCCGTGGTCAACATGTCATCCGGATCAGTAAGAACCAGCTTTCCCTCGCCACCGGGGAAGAGCCTGGCAAAGACGTGGTCGAACTGGGCTGAGGTGTCCGCGAAAGCTTCCGTGAAGACCTGCTGGACGCGTTTGTCCACCTCTTTGATGATGTCCAGCAGGTCTTTCCGGCTGGACTTGAGATCTTCCAACTGCGAGCTCAGGAACTGGTGCCGCTCTTCCAGGGCTGCAAACTCCTCGAGCGCCAGCGGGTTCACTTTGCCCAGGGCTGCCAGCTCGCGCTCGGCCTTCTTCAGCCGCTTCTCCTGCTCCGCCCGGACAAAGGGAACACCTTCCACCACAGGTTCGCCGTTTTCGTCGACGGGGGCCCGCAGTTCGGCCCATTTGTCCGTGGTGGATCCGGCGGGAAGCGGAACCGGCCGGTCCGGGCCGTAGTCGGCAATGAGCTGCTCAGCGGAAAGTCCCAGTTCCTCGATTGCCCGGCTTTCCAAGGCCTCGATCCGCAGCCGCTGTTGTGTCCGTGCCATCTCATCCCGATGCACCGAATCGGTCAGTTCGGCAAGCTCGCGTGCCAGGGCCTCGTTGCCCGAGCGGACGTCCGAAAGCTCTTTTTCAAGGAGTTCGCGTTTCTGCTCGGCCTGGTCCCGTTCATCGGCAGCCACCTCCACCGAGACGTCCACGTAGCGCAGAGTCTGTTCGACCGCCGAAACAACAGCGGCAGCACGCTGGGCCTGTGCCCTGCGACGCTGGGCCCGTCGTGCAGCCTCCTCACGCGCACGGCGTTCGGTGGCTGCAGCCCGCTCCAGGGAGGCAGCCCGGTTGCTGACCGCGCCAAGTTGCTCTTCGGCAGTGCGAAGCGCCAGCCGGGCTTCCGTCTCCAGGGCGCGGGCCGTCCTCGCCTCAGCGGCAAGTTCATCCCGCTGGTCGGTGGAGGGTTCCTCGTCAGGGACTTCCTGGGCGGCAGCAAGGCGCTCGGCAGCAACTTCCAGATCCAGCTGCGCCTCCGCAATATTTGCTTCAGCCTTGGCCATGGAGGCCGCCAGACGATCGCTTTCGCCCACTGCGCTGCGCAGAACAGAATTCAGGTGGCCCAGGCGTTCGGCGACAGCAGCAAGCCGCGCGTCGGACTCATGCAGTCTTTCCAGTGCGGCATCGGCACGGTCCTGCGCTTCGGCGCGGCGGGCCTGGGCCCCGGCGAGGGCGAAACGGCCACGCTCCAGCCGGGCGGTGACCTCATGAAGGCGGGCATCGGCGTCGTCCACTGCGGCCTGGACTTCAAGAAGCGATGGTGCGGTGGCTGAGCCGCCAAGGACGGTCACGGCGGTAAAAACGTCACCGTCGGTGGTGACTGCCTTCACTTCAGGGTAGTCCGCGACCAGCGCCGCCGCCGTGCGGAGGTCATCGACCACGACGGTATTGGCCAGGAGTCCGAGGGCACCGTGGCCCGCCGGGTCGGCTATTTTTACGACGTCGACAGCCCGGCGGCATCCCGCAGGCAGTTCGACGGCGGTCCGGGCGTCGCCTTCTTCGGCGAAACCGCCGGCCAAGAGCAACGCCGCACGACCGGCGTCGTCCTTCTTCAACAGACCCAAGGCCGCAACGGCGGCGTCGGCACCGGCAACCACCAGGGCATCCGAGGCGCTGCCCAGGGCCGCGGCAATGGCGGCCTCGCAGCCGGGCTCGATGCTGATCAAACCCGCCAGCGGACCGAGTACTCCTTCGGTCGTCAGCAGGTGCCCGGAGCCATCTTTGCGGTTGAGTCCGAGCTGAAGCGCATCCCGCCGGGCCGTCAGGGCGTCCCGCTCACGGACTGCCTCCCGCTCGGAAGCCTTGAGTTCCTCAATTTCAGCAAGTACTCCGTCCAGCGCCGCGCTTGCTTCCTCGTATTCGGCATCCAGGCTTTCCTCGCCGTCCTCGACGCCGGCTACTTGCGCTTCAAGGGCGGCGAACTCGCTTTGCGCCTTTCTACGCCGCTCATCTCCGGCCCCCTGCGACTCCCGCAACCTGCCGCGCTCGGCCTCGGCTGCCTCTGCCCGGGACCGTGCGGCAGCAAGCTGGCCGGCGAGACGGGCAAGCCCCTCGCGGCGGTCGGCTGCAGCTCGCAACATGACTGTGAGGCGTTTGTCTTCGGCGGCTGCGAGTGCTTCGGCTGCGTCCTTGGCGACGGTGGCTTCAAGCAGTGCGGCCTGTTTTGCCAGGATGTCGTGTTCCAGGGCTGCTTGTTCCTCGCGGACCCTGGCGGCCTGGCGCTCGAGGTGTTCCGGATCGCGCCCCGATTCGGGTGCGGTTTCGGAGGAGCCCAGCAGGCGCCGCCGTTCAGCGGCCAGCGAACCCAGCGAACGCAGACGCTCCCTGCCGGCGGAGAGCTGGTACCAGGTATCGCGGGCGGCGTTGAGGCGGGGAGTTGCTTCTGCGGCGTGCTGTTCCAGCTCTGCTTGCCGTCGCCGTCCCACGCCCAGCCCGGCTTCGACTACCTGGCGGCGTTCCTTGAGCGCGGCTTCGTCGGCGACGTCCTGTTCCAGGGTGGTTGTCAGTTGTACGAGGTCGTCGGCAAGGAGACGGGCGCGGGCGTCGCGTACGTCGAACTGGACGGTTTGTGCGCGGCGGGCGATTTCGGCCTGTTTCCCCAAGGGGGTCAGTTGTCGACGGATTTCGGCGGTGAGGTCACTGAGCCGTGCCAGGTTGGCCTGCATGGCCTCCAGCTTGCGCACTGTTTTTTCTTTGCGCCGCCGGTGCTTGAGGATGCCCGCGGCTTCTTCGATGAAGCCCCGGCGGTCTTCGGGCGTAGCGTGCAGCACGCGGTCCAGCTGGCCTTGGCCAACGATCACGTGCATTTCCCGGCCGAGACCGGAATCCGAGAGGAGTTCCTGGATGTCCAGCAGCCGGCACGGCGCACCGTTGATGGCGTATTCGGAACCACCGGTGCGAAAGAGGGTGCGGGAAATGGTTACTTCGCTGTACTCGATGGGAAGCGCGTTGTCCGCGTTGTCGATGGTCAACGACACATGGGCCCGGCCAAGTGGCGGGCGGCCCGAGGTTCCGGCGAAGATGACGTCTTCCATTTTTCCGCCGCGCAGTGTTTTTGCGCCCTGCTCGCCCATGACCCAGGCCAGCGCATCCACCACGTTGGATTTGCCGGATCCATTGGGACCGACGACGGCAGTGACGCCGGGCTCGAAGTCGAACGTCGTGGCCGACGCAAACGACTTGAATCCGCGGACGGTCAAACTTTTCAAATGCAAGGCGCTTCGGTTCTCCTGGGTGGCCCGGGTGTTTGTGTCCCCCTAAATCTACTGCCGTTTACGTGAAATCCGCGGATCTGCAGCGGGAAAGCCTTGCGGCAGGGATGCCGCACCCCTACACTCCTGCCAAGGGTTACTTGGTGGATTCGTTCCGGTGATCCGGCCTCGGCTTGAACTTCTGTTCGGCTTTGGCTGGATCCGGTCCCGTAGTAGGAACGCCTGTCCACAAGGCACCGTGGTTTCAATAACTGAAGATCTTGGTTTGACCCTGGCTGGGGAGCGGCAAGCAGGGGCTGCGTGAAGACGCAGACCCGTCGTAGCAATTGGCGTACCACTCCAGGAGTTCTCATGCCCGGTCCTTCAGTAACCCCACCTCAGCGGGCCCTCAAGGGGCTGCTCTTCACTTTGGTGCTGGCAATGGTGGCAGCGTTGCTGCCCCTGACCGCCCCCGCGGCTGTGGCGGCAGGCCCCTGCGACCCCATAGTGAACGCTGTGGCGTGTGAGAATTCCAAACCGGGCAGCCCGCCCTCGGAATGGGACATTGACGGGGCCGGGGATGACACAATCCAGGGTTTCTCCACCGAGATCAGCGTCAACGCCGGACAACCCATCCGCTTCAAGATCGACACGAAGGCCCCCAGCTACACCATCGCGATCTACCGCACG is from Paenarthrobacter nicotinovorans and encodes:
- a CDS encoding MFS transporter translates to MTQSSRSTKVPRIRQEKAPLPRDIKVMLAAAFLIALGFGLVAPVLPQFATTFDVGATAAAVIVSIFAFMRLVFAPAGGALIGRFGERNVYVSGLLIVAVSTAACAFAQDYWQLLIFRGLGGAGSVMFTVAAMGLLIRLAPPERRGRVSGAYASAFLIGSVLGPVVGGLLAGFGLRVPFLAYAGALLVAALVVRTMLRGDGNAAQEAGPAPAMALKEALSDSAYRAAVFSSFGNGWVTFGVRMATIPLFAVAVLDSRPETAAWALAVFAVGNALALTFSGRLADAWGRKRLLIPGLVITGLATGLIGLTTDLAAFFIASAIAGFGSGLLGPAQQAAVADVIGRGRSGGKVLAVFQMAADTGAIIGPVVAGLIADRLGYGWAFGLTGAVLLLTAAAWLPAREPLTPRN
- the ftsY gene encoding signal recognition particle-docking protein FtsY; the protein is MNDFLPIILSILAALVVVGGLVPVLMKARKSGAKYPGTRDANDPLQSSAAGGGTLVEDRPDAAKAPAPTFDGTVEGTDVPDDAAGLETIAIDTPAPVEGRLTRLRARLVKSNNILGKGLLALLSGDKIDENVWDEVEETLLLADLGTEPTMQLVDALRERVKVLGTRSPEDVKAMLREELIKLVDPGMDRSLNVERKGDRPAVVLVVGVNGVGKTTTVGKLARVLVAEDKDVLLGAADTFRAAAAEQLATWGQRVGVPTVKSDIDGADPASVAYEAVKAGIDQEVDVVMVDTAGRLQNKTGLMDELGKVKRVIEKLAEVDEVLLVLDATTGQNGLNQARVFAEVVNITGIVLTKLDGTAKGGIVVAIQKSLGVPVKLIGLGEGPDDLAPFEAESFVDALLN
- the smc gene encoding chromosome segregation protein SMC, with amino-acid sequence MHLKSLTVRGFKSFASATTFDFEPGVTAVVGPNGSGKSNVVDALAWVMGEQGAKTLRGGKMEDVIFAGTSGRPPLGRAHVSLTIDNADNALPIEYSEVTISRTLFRTGGSEYAINGAPCRLLDIQELLSDSGLGREMHVIVGQGQLDRVLHATPEDRRGFIEEAAGILKHRRRKEKTVRKLEAMQANLARLSDLTAEIRRQLTPLGKQAEIARRAQTVQFDVRDARARLLADDLVQLTTTLEQDVADEAALKERRQVVEAGLGVGRRRQAELEQHAAEATPRLNAARDTWYQLSAGRERLRSLGSLAAERRRLLGSSETAPESGRDPEHLERQAARVREEQAALEHDILAKQAALLEATVAKDAAEALAAAEDKRLTVMLRAAADRREGLARLAGQLAAARSRAEAAEAERGRLRESQGAGDERRRKAQSEFAALEAQVAGVEDGEESLDAEYEEASAALDGVLAEIEELKASEREAVRERDALTARRDALQLGLNRKDGSGHLLTTEGVLGPLAGLISIEPGCEAAIAAALGSASDALVVAGADAAVAALGLLKKDDAGRAALLLAGGFAEEGDARTAVELPAGCRRAVDVVKIADPAGHGALGLLANTVVVDDLRTAAALVADYPEVKAVTTDGDVFTAVTVLGGSATAPSLLEVQAAVDDADARLHEVTARLERGRFALAGAQARRAEAQDRADAALERLHESDARLAAVAERLGHLNSVLRSAVGESDRLAASMAKAEANIAEAQLDLEVAAERLAAAQEVPDEEPSTDQRDELAAEARTARALETEARLALRTAEEQLGAVSNRAASLERAAATERRAREEAARRAQRRRAQAQRAAAVVSAVEQTLRYVDVSVEVAADERDQAEQKRELLEKELSDVRSGNEALARELAELTDSVHRDEMARTQQRLRIEALESRAIEELGLSAEQLIADYGPDRPVPLPAGSTTDKWAELRAPVDENGEPVVEGVPFVRAEQEKRLKKAERELAALGKVNPLALEEFAALEERHQFLSSQLEDLKSSRKDLLDIIKEVDKRVQQVFTEAFADTSAQFDHVFARLFPGGEGKLVLTDPDDMLTTGIEVEARPAGKKIKRLSLLSGGERSLTAVALLVAIFKARPSPFYVMDEVEAALDDTNLGRLITIFEELRESSQLIVITHQKRTMEVADALYGVTMRGDGVSTVISQRLGAGA